A region of Nostoc sp. 'Peltigera membranacea cyanobiont' N6 DNA encodes the following proteins:
- a CDS encoding nucleoside deaminase encodes MNPEYFMRLALAEAKEGDAPYGAVIVKDNEVVAVGHNTVIRDNDPSGHAEINVIRNLTAKLKNPSLEGYSIYTTGEPCPMCATACVWSGLSEIVYGASIQDLISINQSQINLSCEEIIAKSFRNIKVTKGILKHECLDLFK; translated from the coding sequence ATGAACCCAGAATATTTTATGCGTTTAGCTTTGGCAGAAGCAAAAGAAGGAGATGCACCTTATGGTGCTGTGATTGTTAAAGATAACGAAGTCGTTGCAGTAGGTCATAATACTGTTATAAGAGATAACGATCCATCAGGCCATGCAGAAATCAATGTTATTCGTAATTTAACAGCTAAACTTAAAAACCCTTCTTTAGAAGGTTATAGCATATATACAACTGGCGAACCTTGTCCGATGTGTGCAACTGCTTGTGTTTGGAGTGGTTTATCAGAAATTGTATATGGTGCTTCCATTCAAGATTTAATCTCGATAAATCAGTCACAAATTAATCTATCTTGTGAAGAGATAATTGCTAAATCATTTAGGAATATCAAAGTCACCAAAGGCATTTTAAAGCACGAATGTTTAGATTTATTTAAATAG
- a CDS encoding Coq4 family protein, translating to MMQPFAASPNPTPRLQQVLDLIDRVAIAQGRDVPQIVEIERLRFLPTGTFGRTWANFLNEHNLQPFTTGSRRKQLHDGIHVLTGYGADLISEVEVQAFLLGTKFSTSNLMLGLGLLRVIHKNLNSQQQFSWDRLWQAYQRGCNSHLDPDTWQPELLWHLPLTDVQSLFSTVKN from the coding sequence ATGATGCAACCCTTTGCTGCTTCTCCAAATCCTACTCCTCGCCTGCAACAGGTTTTAGATTTAATCGATCGCGTCGCCATAGCACAAGGACGAGATGTTCCCCAAATTGTGGAAATAGAGAGATTGCGTTTTCTCCCTACTGGCACTTTTGGCAGAACTTGGGCGAATTTCCTCAATGAACACAATCTACAACCTTTTACCACTGGTAGCCGTCGGAAACAACTCCATGATGGGATTCACGTCCTTACAGGCTATGGTGCTGACTTGATTAGTGAAGTAGAAGTACAAGCATTTTTATTAGGAACAAAATTTAGCACAAGTAACTTGATGCTGGGGCTAGGACTGTTGCGAGTCATCCATAAAAACCTAAATTCTCAACAACAATTTAGCTGGGACAGACTCTGGCAAGCATATCAACGCGGTTGTAACTCCCACCTTGACCCAGATACTTGGCAACCAGAATTACTGTGGCACTTACCCTTGACTGATGTCCAGTCATTATTTTCCACAGTCAAAAATTAA
- a CDS encoding sensor histidine kinase has protein sequence MNSQFKINKHPFPSLLYLEWILLAITALTAVIPPPLRRFHPKPPELSICGTFPDLSVCNLLPELSIYSLVIFALMGLILPTKSKTSKIIYTVVEISLILTTGLFGERFARLFPFLYIILVTRSCLIFNLPGRLFVTSLSFTLFLFTTQLKYQLFNLQASPQAQEKFRFLSLNWSLVFGLSLVFVLLMMNAVLSERHSREKLAIANEKLREYAMRIENQATLEERNRIAREIHDSLGHSLTALNLQLETALKLWQSNPGKAETFLATAKELGSKALKDVRQSVSTMRYNPLQEQSLDSAIASLSENFHRSNGILPICQINLEYSLPPEINTAIYRIIQESLTNITKYGYATEVKLELTTTRGNLRLIIQDNGRGFDLGQNTTGFGLHSMRDRTLALGGEFNINSAPGSGCKITVNIPLMRLR, from the coding sequence ATGAATAGTCAATTTAAAATTAACAAGCATCCTTTTCCATCTCTACTTTATCTGGAGTGGATACTACTGGCTATCACTGCATTAACAGCAGTGATCCCACCTCCCTTACGGCGATTTCATCCCAAACCTCCAGAGCTATCAATTTGTGGTACATTTCCCGACTTATCAGTTTGCAATCTATTGCCAGAACTGTCAATTTATAGTCTGGTTATTTTTGCATTAATGGGCTTGATATTACCCACAAAGAGCAAGACATCTAAAATAATATACACGGTTGTTGAAATTTCATTAATTTTAACTACTGGATTATTTGGTGAAAGATTCGCTCGTCTTTTTCCTTTTCTTTACATAATTTTAGTTACTCGCAGTTGCCTAATATTTAACTTGCCTGGACGTTTATTTGTTACCTCCCTATCCTTTACGTTATTTCTATTTACGACACAGTTAAAATATCAGCTATTCAATTTACAAGCATCTCCACAAGCACAAGAAAAATTCAGATTTCTTAGCTTGAATTGGTCGCTAGTATTTGGCTTAAGTTTGGTCTTTGTGTTGTTGATGATGAATGCAGTGTTATCTGAACGCCACAGCCGAGAAAAGCTAGCGATCGCTAACGAAAAACTCCGTGAATATGCCATGCGAATTGAAAATCAAGCTACCTTAGAAGAACGTAACCGCATTGCTCGTGAAATTCATGATTCATTAGGACATTCTCTAACTGCTTTAAATTTGCAATTAGAAACAGCTTTAAAACTGTGGCAATCTAACCCAGGTAAGGCTGAAACATTTCTAGCAACAGCAAAAGAATTAGGTTCCAAGGCGCTAAAAGATGTCCGCCAATCTGTTTCTACTATGCGTTACAATCCCTTACAAGAGCAATCTTTAGATAGTGCGATCGCTAGTCTTTCAGAAAATTTTCATCGCTCTAATGGCATTTTACCAATTTGCCAAATCAACCTGGAATATTCTCTACCACCTGAAATCAATACTGCTATTTACCGGATTATTCAAGAATCTTTGACAAATATAACTAAATATGGTTATGCAACCGAGGTTAAACTGGAACTCACGACAACCAGAGGAAATTTGCGATTGATAATTCAGGATAATGGTAGAGGTTTTGATTTAGGGCAAAATACTACTGGTTTTGGACTTCATAGTATGCGCGATCGCACTTTAGCACTTGGAGGTGAGTTTAATATTAATAGCGCTCCTGGTTCTGGTTGCAAAATTACAGTTAATATTCCTTTAATGAGGTTGAGATGA
- a CDS encoding Crp/Fnr family transcriptional regulator, which yields MLSPVLTVSIFQKQPDPQAFSAGEVIFEEGQSGDKIYGILEGEVDILVNGKVVETIETGEIFGVGVLVGVQNRTYTAIAKVDSKLGFLDREGFLFAVQETPMFAIQVMKSYSERLSRLQRMI from the coding sequence GCTAAGTCCTGTATTAACAGTCAGTATCTTTCAAAAACAACCCGATCCTCAAGCATTTTCCGCAGGCGAAGTCATCTTTGAAGAAGGACAGTCTGGTGACAAAATCTACGGCATTCTGGAAGGAGAGGTAGATATATTAGTCAATGGCAAGGTTGTAGAAACCATTGAAACGGGCGAAATTTTTGGTGTTGGGGTACTTGTAGGAGTGCAAAATAGAACTTACACAGCCATTGCTAAGGTGGATAGCAAACTAGGTTTCCTCGATCGCGAAGGGTTTCTCTTTGCTGTTCAGGAAACACCCATGTTTGCTATACAGGTGATGAAAAGTTACTCAGAGCGTCTGAGTCGCTTGCAGCGTATGATCTAA
- a CDS encoding Lin0512 family protein, which produces MARKRLIIEMGMGIDQHGQEPTVAASRAVRNAIAHNALPGVWEVAGLSHPNQMIIEVQVAVPYPEQVREEEVLAVLPFGRKTLTVESGGMVVQGRAIPELNDKNDEMLIAIAAVTVLIEDD; this is translated from the coding sequence ATGGCGCGTAAACGCTTGATTATCGAGATGGGGATGGGAATAGATCAGCATGGACAAGAACCAACTGTAGCAGCATCTAGGGCTGTTCGTAATGCGATCGCTCACAATGCTTTACCTGGTGTTTGGGAGGTTGCAGGTTTAAGTCACCCCAATCAAATGATTATAGAGGTTCAGGTAGCAGTGCCATACCCAGAACAAGTTAGAGAAGAAGAGGTACTTGCTGTATTACCATTTGGGCGAAAAACCCTCACCGTAGAATCTGGGGGGATGGTGGTTCAAGGGCGGGCGATTCCCGAACTCAATGATAAAAATGATGAAATGTTGATTGCGATCGCAGCTGTTACAGTTCTGATTGAAGATGACTAG
- a CDS encoding Spy/CpxP family protein refolding chaperone, which translates to MKLKVLSLVAGAIALTLTATSFAVDAQTASPSPLLLAQTPQKERGPWKDLNLTDAQKSQIQTIRRDSRTKMEAVFTPEQKAKLEAAKQAHQAERQARKAQGQTGQGQPGQHRGRKKGNFADLNLSEAQKTQMRQIRESEKQQIQAVLTPEQRQKIEQFRQNAPSRRQQGNPQ; encoded by the coding sequence ATGAAACTCAAAGTATTATCGCTAGTCGCTGGAGCGATCGCTCTAACTTTAACTGCAACCTCCTTTGCTGTTGACGCTCAAACAGCCTCTCCTTCACCCTTGTTACTGGCACAAACTCCACAAAAAGAAAGGGGCCCTTGGAAAGACTTAAATCTAACAGATGCCCAAAAAAGCCAAATTCAGACAATTCGCCGCGATAGCCGCACCAAAATGGAGGCAGTTTTCACCCCAGAACAAAAGGCAAAATTAGAAGCAGCAAAACAAGCGCATCAGGCTGAACGGCAAGCGCGTAAGGCTCAGGGGCAAACAGGTCAAGGGCAACCAGGTCAGCATCGTGGTCGCAAAAAAGGTAATTTTGCTGACTTAAATCTGAGTGAAGCACAGAAAACCCAAATGCGACAAATTCGGGAGTCTGAGAAACAACAGATTCAAGCAGTCTTAACCCCCGAACAGCGCCAGAAAATAGAGCAATTCCGTCAAAATGCTCCTTCTCGCCGTCAACAAGGCAATCCTCAATAA
- a CDS encoding endo-1,4-beta-xylanase, protein MPYRRKFLTRAGYTTLSALLTMGFLQKDKQKEDQSTNYIAGTYTNVDSPLRQVAAAKGKRYGAAVDAEFLLKDKDYANLIARECSIVTPNGELKWNATEPQPGKFTFESADAIANFCQKNNIALHGHTLFWHMGRPDWLPYPPTLETMERHVKGVMGHYRNSPVLKSWDIANEIIADNENETDNATYGLRKGLKPELMRDLFKIAASVDNTKKFYLNDFGIEGATWKSSRFLKMVEYLKNSGVKIDGAGIQSHLWFSTAYGFDAKGFSSVLKRLNDLGVKPMITELDIIIDTPLPDSIQKLDQMVADSYKRYLDLCFAAKVDTVITWGITDRHTWIRHPDWMPKKTYRDNPSLWKFLRPLPFDENLKPKIARNAIAQAFGQAP, encoded by the coding sequence ATGCCTTATCGGAGAAAATTTTTAACAAGAGCAGGATACACAACCCTTTCTGCCTTGTTGACTATGGGCTTTTTACAAAAGGATAAGCAGAAAGAAGACCAGAGTACGAATTATATTGCAGGAACTTATACAAATGTAGATTCTCCGCTTCGGCAAGTAGCTGCTGCTAAAGGTAAGCGTTATGGCGCAGCAGTTGATGCTGAATTTTTGCTGAAAGATAAAGATTACGCTAACCTAATTGCTCGTGAGTGTTCGATTGTGACACCGAATGGTGAATTAAAATGGAATGCCACTGAACCACAGCCAGGAAAATTTACCTTTGAATCAGCAGATGCGATCGCTAATTTCTGCCAGAAGAATAATATAGCATTACATGGGCATACCCTTTTCTGGCACATGGGAAGACCAGACTGGCTTCCTTATCCCCCAACTCTTGAGACGATGGAACGCCATGTTAAAGGAGTCATGGGGCATTATCGTAATAGCCCCGTTTTAAAGTCTTGGGATATTGCCAATGAAATTATCGCTGATAATGAAAATGAGACTGATAACGCTACCTACGGTTTGCGTAAAGGGTTAAAACCAGAATTAATGCGAGACCTGTTTAAAATTGCCGCTTCAGTTGATAACACCAAGAAATTTTACCTAAACGATTTTGGCATCGAAGGCGCTACATGGAAATCAAGCCGTTTCTTAAAAATGGTTGAGTATCTGAAGAATAGTGGCGTTAAAATTGACGGCGCAGGCATCCAGTCGCATCTATGGTTTTCTACCGCTTATGGTTTTGATGCCAAAGGATTTAGTTCTGTCTTAAAACGGCTTAACGATTTGGGAGTTAAACCAATGATTACAGAATTAGATATTATCATTGATACCCCACTACCCGATAGTATCCAAAAGCTAGACCAGATGGTAGCCGACAGTTACAAGCGATATCTTGACCTGTGCTTTGCTGCTAAAGTTGATACTGTGATTACATGGGGAATTACCGACCGTCATACCTGGATACGTCATCCCGACTGGATGCCAAAGAAAACCTATAGGGACAATCCAAGTCTCTGGAAATTTCTGCGTCCGCTTCCCTTCGATGAGAACCTAAAACCTAAGATTGCCCGCAATGCTATAGCCCAGGCTTTTGGGCAAGCACCTTAA
- a CDS encoding ion transporter, producing the protein MLLSRQETEFYLTDLETPIGKAINLTLAAMVLVSSGIFVAETYNIPDSVRFQLHLVDTAIVIIFAVEYSLRLWSAENKVQYIFSFYSIIDLMAILPFFLGMVDISFIRLLRWFRILRLIRFIDRKFLFASISTEDGMIFARILFTLFAIVFIYSGLIYQVEHPVNPQNYGTFLDAFYFSVVTMTTVGFGDVIPISELGRLLTVLMIFTGIALIPWQVGDLIKRVVKTANQVETVCSNCGLAFHDVDAGFCKRCGTKLPSRRVD; encoded by the coding sequence ATGTTACTGAGCAGACAAGAAACAGAATTCTACTTAACAGACCTAGAAACACCAATAGGTAAAGCGATTAATTTAACACTAGCCGCTATGGTGTTAGTATCATCAGGAATTTTTGTGGCGGAAACTTATAATATCCCTGATTCTGTGCGGTTTCAATTGCATCTTGTTGATACTGCGATCGTCATCATATTCGCGGTGGAATATTCACTCCGTCTGTGGAGTGCAGAAAATAAAGTTCAGTATATTTTTAGCTTTTATTCGATTATTGACTTAATGGCGATTTTACCATTCTTTCTAGGAATGGTGGATATTAGCTTTATCCGCCTACTGCGATGGTTTCGGATTTTAAGATTAATTAGATTTATAGATAGAAAATTTTTATTCGCCAGTATCAGTACCGAAGATGGAATGATTTTTGCGCGAATATTATTTACATTATTTGCAATTGTTTTTATTTATTCTGGTTTAATTTATCAAGTAGAGCATCCGGTTAATCCTCAAAATTACGGTACATTTTTGGATGCATTCTATTTCTCTGTTGTCACCATGACAACTGTGGGATTTGGCGATGTTATTCCCATTTCTGAATTAGGGCGCTTGCTAACAGTATTGATGATTTTTACCGGAATTGCACTGATTCCTTGGCAAGTGGGGGATTTAATTAAGCGAGTAGTGAAAACTGCTAATCAGGTAGAAACCGTTTGCTCAAATTGTGGTTTGGCTTTCCATGATGTAGATGCGGGGTTTTGTAAAAGGTGCGGAACTAAGTTACCAAGTCGGAGGGTTGATTGA
- a CDS encoding response regulator has translation MIKVLLVDDQGLIRQGLRALLELEPDLEIVGEAENGEQAINLVAEFQPDVVLLDIRMPIMDGVAATKEIQKRFAKTKILVLTTFDDDEYVSAALQNGAMGYLLKDTPSEELAVAIRAVYKGYTQLGPGIVKKLLTQFSNGIVTQSPPVPSSLTELTPREKEVLRLIATGASNREIAQQLYISEGTVKNHVTNILNRLNLRDRTQAAIWANTYLSYLKEAS, from the coding sequence ATGATTAAAGTATTGTTGGTAGATGACCAAGGTTTAATTCGTCAAGGATTAAGAGCGTTATTAGAATTAGAACCAGATTTAGAGATAGTCGGAGAAGCAGAAAATGGCGAACAGGCAATTAATTTGGTTGCTGAATTCCAGCCAGATGTGGTATTGCTAGATATTAGAATGCCTATTATGGATGGAGTTGCAGCCACGAAGGAGATTCAAAAACGTTTTGCAAAAACTAAAATTTTAGTCTTAACAACTTTTGATGATGATGAATATGTATCAGCAGCATTGCAAAATGGGGCAATGGGTTATTTATTGAAAGATACACCATCAGAAGAATTAGCTGTTGCTATTCGTGCTGTTTATAAAGGATATACTCAATTAGGCCCAGGTATAGTTAAAAAGCTATTAACTCAGTTTTCTAATGGTATAGTAACCCAGTCACCCCCTGTACCATCTAGTTTAACTGAACTTACTCCCAGAGAAAAAGAGGTTTTGCGGTTAATTGCTACAGGCGCTAGTAACCGAGAAATTGCTCAACAACTCTACATTTCTGAGGGTACGGTCAAAAATCATGTTACGAATATTTTAAATCGGTTAAATTTGCGCGATCGCACTCAAGCAGCGATTTGGGCAAATACATATTTATCCTATTTGAAGGAAGCAAGTTAA
- the fghA gene encoding S-formylglutathione hydrolase, which translates to MPNLNLISEYKSFGGKLGFYSHPSSSCNGEMRFAVYQPPQATQKPVPILYFLSGLTCTEENFMVKAGAQRYAAEYGLMLVVPDTSPRNSGIAGEDDDWDFGTGAGFYVDATEEPWRKNYQMYSYVVQELPALITANFPTQPEKQGIFGHSMGGHGALVCAMRNPELYKSVSAFAPITAPMGCPWGQKAFSGYLGSNQESWRAYDASELVKQVGYHSAILIDQGTADKFLAEQLMPEVFEQACADVKQPLNLRYQEGYDHSFYFIASFIEDHIRHHAIAFGVTVTK; encoded by the coding sequence ATGCCTAACCTCAATCTCATTTCAGAATATAAAAGCTTTGGTGGCAAACTCGGCTTTTACAGTCATCCCTCCTCAAGCTGTAACGGTGAAATGCGCTTTGCTGTCTATCAACCACCACAAGCAACTCAAAAACCTGTGCCAATTCTCTATTTTCTCTCTGGTTTAACTTGCACGGAAGAAAATTTTATGGTTAAGGCGGGGGCGCAACGCTACGCAGCTGAGTACGGTTTGATGCTGGTTGTACCAGATACTAGCCCCCGAAATAGTGGCATTGCAGGTGAGGATGATGATTGGGACTTTGGCACAGGTGCGGGCTTTTATGTTGATGCTACAGAGGAACCGTGGCGTAAAAACTACCAAATGTATAGTTATGTCGTCCAGGAATTACCTGCTTTAATTACCGCAAATTTCCCAACCCAACCCGAAAAACAAGGAATTTTCGGTCATTCAATGGGCGGACACGGGGCGCTAGTCTGTGCGATGAGAAACCCAGAACTCTATAAATCAGTATCAGCTTTTGCACCTATTACTGCACCTATGGGTTGTCCTTGGGGTCAAAAAGCTTTCAGTGGTTATCTTGGCAGCAATCAAGAAAGTTGGCGTGCTTATGATGCCAGTGAATTGGTCAAGCAAGTAGGATATCACAGTGCAATTCTCATTGACCAAGGGACTGCCGATAAATTTTTAGCTGAACAATTAATGCCAGAAGTTTTTGAACAAGCTTGTGCAGATGTTAAGCAACCCCTAAATTTGCGTTACCAAGAAGGCTATGACCACAGTTTTTATTTTATCGCCAGTTTTATTGAAGATCATATCCGCCACCATGCGATCGCTTTCGGAGTTACAGTGACTAAATAA